One genomic region from Clostridia bacterium encodes:
- the rpe gene encoding ribulose-phosphate 3-epimerase: MGGRHAGLLTAGSRRHRLGRPGLPLPGVRPFRGRVPLQRLQAPLGARLRRARRGGGRSRRRAALRALPAVPFGDRGPRGGPLLNPIVAPSVIAADMARLADAARLAEEAGADWLHLDVMDGRFVPNITFGPGTVAALAKVTRLPMDVHLMVDDPARWVEPFAKAGARVLTVHAEADRHLQRTLAAIRQAGCLAGLALNPATPEAAVEYVWEDVDLVLVMSVNPGFSGQAFLPAALRKIERLRARAEALGWAGRIEVDGGVDLVTAPACRRAGADVFVAGSAVYGAPDPKAAIAALKAAVR, from the coding sequence ATGGGTGGCCGACACGCCGGGCTTCTCACGGCTGGATCTCGCCGGCATCGACTCGGACGGCCTGGCCTCCCTCTTCCCGGAGTTCGCCCCTTTCGTGGGCGAGTGCCGCTTCAACGACTGCAAGCACCGCTCGGAGCCCGGTTGCGCCGTGCGCGCCGCGGTGGAGGAAGGTCGCGTCGACGAGCAGCGCTACGCGCGCTACCTGCAGTTCCTTTCGGAGATCGAGGCCCTCGAGGAGGACCGCTATTGAATCCGATCGTCGCCCCCAGCGTCATCGCCGCCGACATGGCCCGCCTGGCCGACGCGGCCCGCCTCGCGGAAGAGGCGGGCGCCGACTGGCTGCACCTGGACGTGATGGACGGCCGCTTCGTGCCGAACATCACGTTCGGCCCGGGCACCGTGGCGGCCCTGGCCAAGGTGACGCGCCTGCCGATGGACGTCCACCTCATGGTCGATGACCCCGCACGGTGGGTCGAACCGTTCGCGAAAGCGGGCGCGCGCGTGCTCACGGTGCACGCGGAGGCGGATCGCCACCTGCAGCGCACGCTCGCGGCGATCCGCCAGGCCGGCTGCCTGGCGGGCCTCGCCCTCAACCCGGCGACGCCGGAAGCGGCGGTCGAGTACGTTTGGGAGGACGTCGACCTCGTGCTCGTGATGAGCGTCAACCCGGGCTTCAGCGGCCAGGCCTTCCTTCCCGCGGCGCTGCGCAAGATCGAGCGCCTGCGCGCGCGCGCGGAGGCGCTCGGGTGGGCGGGGCGCATCGAGGTCGACGGCGGCGTCGACCTCGTCACCGCGCCGGCCTGCCGGCGGGCCGGCGCCGACGTCTTCGTCGCCGGCAGCGCCGTGTACGGCGCGCCGGACCCGAAGGCGGCCATCGCCGCCCTCAAGGCGGCGGTGCGCTGA